A single region of the Epinephelus moara isolate mb chromosome 16, YSFRI_EMoa_1.0, whole genome shotgun sequence genome encodes:
- the prickle3 gene encoding prickle planar cell polarity protein 3 isoform X2: MMTKLVSDFQRHSISDDDSGCASEEYAWVPPGLKPEQVYQYFSCLPEDRVPYVNSPGERYRIKQLLHQLPAHDSETQYCNSLDEEEKKELRLFSQQRKRENLGRGVVRLFPVTMTGAICQQCGRQICGGDIAVFASRAGHSSCWHPQCFQCATCSELLVDLIYFFQDGQIYCGRHHAERLKPRCQACDEIILADECTEAEGRYWHMKHFCCFECEAALGGQRYIMRESRPYCCSCYESLYAEYCDTCGEHIGIDQGQMTYEGQHWHAVESCFCCARCRLPLLGRPFLPRAGLIFCSRPCSLGEDPNNSDSCDSALQSKPPQHRRCETAGKQQQPQCGSPLQPPEGITAPITPAKDCIHTAVGNRGVHCTAPVQNGLPSPSGHPHPRGSYSPLPHIHLGNGLGPSWPSDLPHYSLLPGDSGVKPPAGGELNGNTGLTGLNSRGTSTAKDCRNWVERTNQVMQVFPPQKNSHLISPDSPPLSPNNSSILPPPLPLKSRDLMPQDSPPPPNLPQPEDRPSDSPPPLTRSGTARVSFREPISSSYSVDEDEDEEENEEGLREGEENQQEEDEVEGGFGSRLHLQKGIPPQMDLLDGSSYHQRSLRRGWSRCRIPSDPVLHPGAERRSRRSRSDRPRLDTLDWRGEKDRDSRGSANTSSLTLQLGHYKHEDSCSTCSSSSDSEEEGFFLGQPIPLPPQLRKQQPEASKDREEEEEREVQRDRGLRGSIRRRRAHSLGAKDKDKNCAIS; the protein is encoded by the exons ATGATGACGAAGCTGGTATCAGACTTCCAGAGGCACTCCATCTCCGACGACGACTCGGGCTGCGCCTCAGAGGAGTACGCATGGGTCCCACCTGGGCTCAAGCCTGAACAG GTCTACCAGTACTTTAGCTGCTTGCCAGAGGACAGGGTGCCTTATGTGAACAGTCCAGGGGAGAGATACCGAATCAAACAGCTGCTGCACCAGCTGCCAGCCCACGACAGTGAG acCCAGTACTGTAACTCTCTGgacgaggaggagaagaaggagctGCGTTTGTTCAgtcagcagaggaaaagagaaaacctGGGCAGAGGCGTCGTCAGACTCTTCCCAGTAACTATGACGGGAGCCATCTGCCAACAG TGTGGCAGACAGATCTGCGGTGGAGACATAGCGGTGTTTGCCAGTCGGGCAGGACACAGCAGCTGTTGGCACCCTCAGTGTTTCCAGTGTGCCACCTGCAGCGAGCTGCTCGTCGATCTGATTTActtcttccaggacggacaaaTCTACTGCGGCCGGCACCACGCTGAGAGGCTCAAGCCCCGCTGCCAGGCCTGCGATGAG ATTATTCTGGCAGATGAATGTACAGAGGCAGAAGGGAGATACTGGCACATGAAGCACTTCTGTTGTTTTGAGTGCGAGGCCGCGCTGGGCGGTCAGCGTTACATCATGAGAGAGAGTCGACCGTACTGCTGCTCCTGCTACGAGTCCCTGTATGCAGAGTACTGCGATACCTGCGGAGAACACATAG GTATTGATCAGGGCCAGATGACATATGAGGGTCAGCACTGGCACGCCGTGGAGTCGTGTTTCTGCTGCGCCCGCTGTCGACTCCCCCTGCTGGGACGTCCCTTCCTCCCTCGAGCGGGGCTCATCTTCTGCTCCAGGCCCTGCTCGCTGGGTGAAGACCCCAACAACTCCGACTCCTGTGACTCTGCGCTGCAGAGCAAACCGCCTCAGCACAGACGCTGTGAGACAGCAGggaaacagcagcagccacagtgCGGTTCTCCATTGCAGCCACCAGAGGGCATCACTGCTCCTATAACTCCTGCAAAAGACTGCATTCACACTGCAGTGGGAAACAGAG GAGTCCACTGCACTGCTCCAGTTCAAAACGGACTTCCTTCACCCAGTGGTCATCCTCATCCAAGAGGCTCCTACTCACCTCTCCCCCACATCCATCTAGGAAATGGCTTAGGTCCATCTTGGCCCAGCGATCTTCCACATTACAGTTTACTGCCAGGAGACTCTGGCGTCAAACCTCCTGCTGGTGGAGAGCTCAATGGAAATACTGGACTGACTGGTCTGAATTCAAGAGGAACCTCTACTGCTAAAGACTGTAGGAACTGGGTGGAAAGGACGAATCAAGTTATGCAAG tgtttcctcctcagaAAAACTCCCACCTCATTTCACCTGACTCGCCTCCCCTCTCGCCCAACAACTCCTCCATCCTACCACCTCCTCTGCCCCTCAAGTCTCGTGACCTGATGCCCCAGGACTCACCCCCACCCCCAAACCTCCCCCAGCCTGAAGACAGACCCTCTGACTCTCCGCCCCCGCTGACTCGAAGTGGCACAGCGAGGGTCAGCTTCAGAGAGCCAATCAGCAGCAGCTACTCTGTCGACGAGGacgaggatgaagaggagaatGAGGAGGGGCTGCGAGAGGGCGAGGagaatcagcaggaggaggacgaggtGGAGGGAGGTTTCGGAAGCAGGTTACATCTGCAGAAAGGCATCCCTCCACAGATGGATCTGCTGG ATGGATCCTCTTACCACCAGCGTAGCCTGCGGCGAGGGTGGAGCCGTTGCCGTATCCCCTCCGACCCCGTTCTCCACCCGGGAGCAGAGAGGCGCTCCCGACGCTCGCGGTCCGACCGTCCTCGGCTGGACACCCTGGACTGGAGAGGCGAGAAAGACAGGGACAGCCGGGGCTCCGCCAACACCTCCTCACTGACCCTCCAGCTGGGCCACTACAAACACGAAGACTCCTGCTCCACGTGCTCTTCATCCTCAGACTCAGAAGAAGAGGGCTTCTTCCTGGGACAGCCCATTCCTCTTCCTCCGCAGCTCAGGAAGCAGCAACCTGAGGCgagcaaagacagagaggaggaggaggagagggaggtgcAGAGAGACAGGGGACTGAGAGGCAGCATACGGCGGAGGAGAGCTCACAGCCTTGGTGCAAAGGACAAAGATAAAAACTGTGCTATCTCCTAA
- the LOC126403539 gene encoding peptidyl-prolyl cis-trans isomerase FKBP1A-like, translated as MGVEIETITPGDGRTFPKKGQRVVVHYVGTLADGKVFDSSRSRGKPFKFKIGHQEVIKGWEEGVAQMSVGQRAKLICSPEYAYGSKGHPGIIPPNATLTFDVELLSLEA; from the exons ATGGGAGTAGAAATTGAGACCATAACTCCGGGCGACG GACGGACATTTCCGAAGAAGGGGCAGCGCGTCGTGGTGCACTATGTCG GCACACTGGCAGATGGGAAAGTGTTTGACTCATCGAGGTCCCGAGGGAAGCCGTTCAAATTCAAGATTGGACACCAGGAGGTTATTAAAGGTTGGGAAGAAGGAGTAGCCCAG aTGAGTGTAGGTCAGCGAGCAAAGCTGATTTGCTCACCAGAATATGCCTATGGCAGCAAAGGTCACCCAGGGATCATCCCACCAAACGCCACTCTCACCTTCGATGTGGAGCTCCTCAGTCTGGAAGCCTGA
- the prickle3 gene encoding prickle planar cell polarity protein 3 isoform X1: MFLRGSKKRRSNRSQEEEDPDRGQPCMRCGDQCPGFRVHGWRKICVHCKCVREEHAVRSVPGQLEKMMTKLVSDFQRHSISDDDSGCASEEYAWVPPGLKPEQVYQYFSCLPEDRVPYVNSPGERYRIKQLLHQLPAHDSETQYCNSLDEEEKKELRLFSQQRKRENLGRGVVRLFPVTMTGAICQQCGRQICGGDIAVFASRAGHSSCWHPQCFQCATCSELLVDLIYFFQDGQIYCGRHHAERLKPRCQACDEIILADECTEAEGRYWHMKHFCCFECEAALGGQRYIMRESRPYCCSCYESLYAEYCDTCGEHIGIDQGQMTYEGQHWHAVESCFCCARCRLPLLGRPFLPRAGLIFCSRPCSLGEDPNNSDSCDSALQSKPPQHRRCETAGKQQQPQCGSPLQPPEGITAPITPAKDCIHTAVGNRGVHCTAPVQNGLPSPSGHPHPRGSYSPLPHIHLGNGLGPSWPSDLPHYSLLPGDSGVKPPAGGELNGNTGLTGLNSRGTSTAKDCRNWVERTNQVMQVFPPQKNSHLISPDSPPLSPNNSSILPPPLPLKSRDLMPQDSPPPPNLPQPEDRPSDSPPPLTRSGTARVSFREPISSSYSVDEDEDEEENEEGLREGEENQQEEDEVEGGFGSRLHLQKGIPPQMDLLDGSSYHQRSLRRGWSRCRIPSDPVLHPGAERRSRRSRSDRPRLDTLDWRGEKDRDSRGSANTSSLTLQLGHYKHEDSCSTCSSSSDSEEEGFFLGQPIPLPPQLRKQQPEASKDREEEEEREVQRDRGLRGSIRRRRAHSLGAKDKDKNCAIS, encoded by the exons GAAGATCTGTGTACACTGCAAGTGTGTGCGAGAGGAGCATGCAGTGCGCTCGGTTCCGGGCCAGCTGGAAAAGATGATGACGAAGCTGGTATCAGACTTCCAGAGGCACTCCATCTCCGACGACGACTCGGGCTGCGCCTCAGAGGAGTACGCATGGGTCCCACCTGGGCTCAAGCCTGAACAG GTCTACCAGTACTTTAGCTGCTTGCCAGAGGACAGGGTGCCTTATGTGAACAGTCCAGGGGAGAGATACCGAATCAAACAGCTGCTGCACCAGCTGCCAGCCCACGACAGTGAG acCCAGTACTGTAACTCTCTGgacgaggaggagaagaaggagctGCGTTTGTTCAgtcagcagaggaaaagagaaaacctGGGCAGAGGCGTCGTCAGACTCTTCCCAGTAACTATGACGGGAGCCATCTGCCAACAG TGTGGCAGACAGATCTGCGGTGGAGACATAGCGGTGTTTGCCAGTCGGGCAGGACACAGCAGCTGTTGGCACCCTCAGTGTTTCCAGTGTGCCACCTGCAGCGAGCTGCTCGTCGATCTGATTTActtcttccaggacggacaaaTCTACTGCGGCCGGCACCACGCTGAGAGGCTCAAGCCCCGCTGCCAGGCCTGCGATGAG ATTATTCTGGCAGATGAATGTACAGAGGCAGAAGGGAGATACTGGCACATGAAGCACTTCTGTTGTTTTGAGTGCGAGGCCGCGCTGGGCGGTCAGCGTTACATCATGAGAGAGAGTCGACCGTACTGCTGCTCCTGCTACGAGTCCCTGTATGCAGAGTACTGCGATACCTGCGGAGAACACATAG GTATTGATCAGGGCCAGATGACATATGAGGGTCAGCACTGGCACGCCGTGGAGTCGTGTTTCTGCTGCGCCCGCTGTCGACTCCCCCTGCTGGGACGTCCCTTCCTCCCTCGAGCGGGGCTCATCTTCTGCTCCAGGCCCTGCTCGCTGGGTGAAGACCCCAACAACTCCGACTCCTGTGACTCTGCGCTGCAGAGCAAACCGCCTCAGCACAGACGCTGTGAGACAGCAGggaaacagcagcagccacagtgCGGTTCTCCATTGCAGCCACCAGAGGGCATCACTGCTCCTATAACTCCTGCAAAAGACTGCATTCACACTGCAGTGGGAAACAGAG GAGTCCACTGCACTGCTCCAGTTCAAAACGGACTTCCTTCACCCAGTGGTCATCCTCATCCAAGAGGCTCCTACTCACCTCTCCCCCACATCCATCTAGGAAATGGCTTAGGTCCATCTTGGCCCAGCGATCTTCCACATTACAGTTTACTGCCAGGAGACTCTGGCGTCAAACCTCCTGCTGGTGGAGAGCTCAATGGAAATACTGGACTGACTGGTCTGAATTCAAGAGGAACCTCTACTGCTAAAGACTGTAGGAACTGGGTGGAAAGGACGAATCAAGTTATGCAAG tgtttcctcctcagaAAAACTCCCACCTCATTTCACCTGACTCGCCTCCCCTCTCGCCCAACAACTCCTCCATCCTACCACCTCCTCTGCCCCTCAAGTCTCGTGACCTGATGCCCCAGGACTCACCCCCACCCCCAAACCTCCCCCAGCCTGAAGACAGACCCTCTGACTCTCCGCCCCCGCTGACTCGAAGTGGCACAGCGAGGGTCAGCTTCAGAGAGCCAATCAGCAGCAGCTACTCTGTCGACGAGGacgaggatgaagaggagaatGAGGAGGGGCTGCGAGAGGGCGAGGagaatcagcaggaggaggacgaggtGGAGGGAGGTTTCGGAAGCAGGTTACATCTGCAGAAAGGCATCCCTCCACAGATGGATCTGCTGG ATGGATCCTCTTACCACCAGCGTAGCCTGCGGCGAGGGTGGAGCCGTTGCCGTATCCCCTCCGACCCCGTTCTCCACCCGGGAGCAGAGAGGCGCTCCCGACGCTCGCGGTCCGACCGTCCTCGGCTGGACACCCTGGACTGGAGAGGCGAGAAAGACAGGGACAGCCGGGGCTCCGCCAACACCTCCTCACTGACCCTCCAGCTGGGCCACTACAAACACGAAGACTCCTGCTCCACGTGCTCTTCATCCTCAGACTCAGAAGAAGAGGGCTTCTTCCTGGGACAGCCCATTCCTCTTCCTCCGCAGCTCAGGAAGCAGCAACCTGAGGCgagcaaagacagagaggaggaggaggagagggaggtgcAGAGAGACAGGGGACTGAGAGGCAGCATACGGCGGAGGAGAGCTCACAGCCTTGGTGCAAAGGACAAAGATAAAAACTGTGCTATCTCCTAA
- the fam110a gene encoding protein FAM110A gives MPWETQHPARQPARTAAAATPPRLRPKGPVGPDFYQQFKTAAGRPKQSAVERLEADKAKYVKSQVALSKQQPVRPPEVRKPLLNPSTALRPTRKIPTQTKPKQEGVQLDLEHLSNLISGVNDSVTVNSGDGDTPDGAVTSHSSPRPTPLGAPQKKERPCPPPRPDWSSPAKVRLKASGPARVESPGSPGGPAAGTVRRVDVMPQASPVRTPCRPPQYMRQPLQPIPLHPQFPLRPATSHLRLFHTRTTPRPSPLKPVIAAPKPDELPSSPAGPPVPSSPAPNLPVFPPPSPAITRLSSTSSRKRPSLTRSKSDMSDRCSRAGTELERFFNLCGLDPADLHQLTGSSSDIVSMARFRSVSAPGSECAGSGKEGEDDDEEDAGNAAERVPYGVSVIERNARVIKWLYGLRQAKDNVTKSTNL, from the coding sequence ATGCCTTGGGAAACTCAACACCCAGCGAGGCAGCCGGCGaggactgctgcagctgctacGCCCCCTCGATTGCGGCCCAAGGGTCCAGTGGGGCCAGACTTTTACCAGCAATTcaagacagcagcaggcagaccGAAGCAGAGCGCGGTGGAGAGGCTGGAAGCAGACAAGGCTAAATATGTCAAGAGTCAGGTGGCTCTTTCTAAACAGCAGCCGGTCAGACCTCCTGAAGTGCGGAAGCCTCTTCTGAACCCCAGCACGGCTCTGCGGCCCACCAGGAAGATACCAACCCAAACAAAACCGAAGCAGGAGGGCGTCCAGCTGGACTTGGAGCATCTGAGTAACCTGATAAGTGGTGTGAATGATTCAGTGACTGTGAACTCAGGGGACGGTGACACTCCTGATGGTGCTGTCACTTCACACAGCTCTCCTCGCCCCACACCTTTGGGGGCGCCACAGAAAAAGGAGAGGCcgtgtcctcctcctcgtcctgaCTGGTCCAGTCCAGCTAAGGTGAGATTAAAAGCCTCTGGACCTGCCCGAGTAGAGAGTCCCGGGTCTCCTGGAGGTCCAGCTGCAGGGACCGTACGCAGAGTGGACGTCATGCCTCAGGCCAGCCCTGTGAGGACTCCCTGCAGACCACCTCAGTACATGCGACAGCCCCTTCAGCCGATACCTCTTCACCCCCAGTTTCCACTCCGCCCAGCAACTTCACACCTGCGTCTCTTCCACACCAGAACTACACCGCGCCCTTCTCCTCTGAAACCTGTCATTGCTGCACCTAAACCTGACGAACTTCCCTCCAGTCCAGCTGGACCTCCTGTCCCTTCTTCACCTGCCCCCAACCTCCCTGttttccctcctccctccccagCGATCACCCGtttgtcctccaccagctccaGGAAGCGCCCCTCTCTGACCCGCTCTAAATCAGACATGAGTGACCGCTGCTCCCGAGCCGGGACGGAGCTGGAGCGCTTCTTCAACCTGTGTGGTTTGGACCCTGCAGACCTGCACCAGCTGACTGGATCTAGTTCTGACATTGTTTCCATGGCCCGTTTCCGTAGTGTGAGCGCTCCAGGGTCTGAGTGTGCAGGCTCTGGTAAAGAGGGTGAGGATGACGATGAGGAGGATGCAGGCAACGCTGCAGAGCGGGTTCCCTACGGTGTTTCTGTCATTGAGAGAAATGCAAGAGTGATTAAATGGCTGTATGGACTCCGTCAGGCCAAAGACAATGTAACTAAGAGCACCAATTTATAA
- the mfsd2al2 gene encoding sodium-dependent lysophosphatidylcholine symporter 1-B-like: MSCLKNFTTQVQTFRNWLLTQAADRNSHSDGQQRGSGGIPLARKVCYAVGGVPNQMTAVAISVSLQIFLLDVVQMQASYVSMILFVSRAWDAVTDPLVGYLVSCSHWTPIGKLTPWLVLSTPFGILFYLLLWFVPQGLMSQALSVLWFLTVACMFETLMSCYNVPYLSLNMFLGGDHRDRDSATAYRMSIEMVAMLLASVMQGQVVAVYNTEKQEACQHLDQAHETTPESTSSPQTAPLQETQKAFLTSALVMGALFFLCSLALFLGVKEQRAPLCSDDKVRPSYLTSLKMLICHVPYQRLVLGFVFSVLAFQMSLANFALFCSHAAGLGAQFQHLLLVVLASASVAVPLWQTVLLRIGKKATVFIGLSLFIPAVIIVACVPSNLPVFMIMCVLIGFSVATIFLLPWSMLPDVVDDFAVRHPSCKDLEPLFFSCYAFCSKLAGGLSVGISTMTLQFVGYRAGACNHGDGVVTALIVLFSPVPITLLLIGMVFFRFYSINERQCLQLTTVHPEATSSSSDQRENAEQPSVLQQPCDGATSTSLYNTKTDTLYRSHSSPGSYSRDKKSSVKSSSLSNISKSHSGEYSRPKSVIQSNVNPQRHKQRLSPHQQSGPKKVGRNVPESDPGSFSSRSNVRSKVSWV, from the exons ATGAGCTGTCTTAAGAATTTTACAACTCAAGtccagacatttaggaattGGTTATTAACACAGGCTGCAGATAGAAACTCACACAGCGACGGTCAGCAGAGG GGGTCGGGGGGAATTCCTCTGGCCAGGAAGGTGTGTTATGCTGTGGGTGGGGTCCCAAATCAGATGACCGCAGTGGCTATCAGTGTTTCCCTGCAGATATTCCTTCTGGATGTTGTGCAG ATGCAGGCCTCCTATGTCTCCATGATTCTGTTTGTGAGTCGGGCCTGGGATGCTGTGACCGACCCTCTGGTTGGATATCTGGTGAGCTGCAGTCACTGGACACCCATCGGCAAACTCACTCcatg GCTGGTTCTCTCCACTCCATTTGGTATCCTCTTCTATCTGCTGCTGTGGTTTGTGCCACAAGGATTGATGTCTCAGGCTCTCAGCGTGCTGTGGTTCCTCACAGTGGCCTGCATGTTTGAGACCCTCATGAGT TGCTACAACGTTCCTTACCTCTCACTCAACATGTTCCTGGGGGGAgatcacagagacagagactcTGCCACGGCCTACA GGATGAGTATAGAGATGGTGGCCATGCTGTTAGCTTCTGTAATGCAGGGTCAAGTTGTAGCTGTGTACAACACAGAGAAGCAGGAGGCCTGTCAACATCTGGACCAGGCTCATGAAACAACACCTGAAAGCACATCGTCACCACAGACTGCACCACTTCAGGAAACG CAAAAGGCTTTCCTGACCTCAGCTCTGGTCATGGGTgccttgtttttcctctgcagcCTGGCTCTATTCCTCGGGGTGAAGGAGCAGCGGG CCCCTCTCTGCTCTGATGACAAAGTGCGACCATCCTATCTGACCTCGCTGAAGATGCTGATATGTCACGTTCCCTACCAGCGGCTGGTGCTTGGCTTTGTCTTCAGTGTACTTGCATTTCAG ATGTCCTTGGCTAATTTTGCACTTTTCTGCAGCCATGCAGCTGGACTGGGAGCCCAGTTCCAGCACCTCCTACTGGTTGTACTG GCCTCTGCCTCAGTAGCAGTTCCTCTGTGGCAAACAGTTCTCCTGAGAATAGGGAAAAAGGCCACAGTTTTCATCGGATTATCA CTCTTCATCCCGGCAGTGATTATAGTCGCCTGTGTTCCCAGTAACCTGCCAGTGTTCATGATAATGTGCGTTCTGATAGGATTCAGCGTGGCGACCATATTCTTGCTACCCTG GTCCATGCTCCCAGATGTGGTGGACGACTTTGCCGTGAGACATCCGTCCTGCAAAGACCTGGAGCCCCTGTTTTTCTCCTGTTATGCCTTCTGCAGTAAGCTGGCAGGAGGCCTGTCTGTTGGCATCTCAACCATGACATTACA GTTTGTGGGCTACAGAGCCGGTGCATGTAACCATGGTGACGGAGTGGTGACGGCTCTGATTGTGCTGTTCTCACCAGTTCCCATCACACTTCTGCTGATAGGGATGGTGTTTTTTCGCTTCTACTCTATCAATGAGAGGCAATGTTTGCAGCTGACCACAGTTCA CCCTGAAGCTACATCATCCTCATCAGACCAAAGAGAAAACGCAGAGCAGCCATCAGTTCTGCAGCAGCCCTGTGATGGTGCGACATCAACTTCACTCTATAACACAAAGACTGACACATTGTACAGGTCACATTCCTCACCAGGTTCTTACAGTCGTGATAAAAAAAGCTCAGTCAAGTCATCTTCCCTTTCAAATATATCAAAGAGCCACTCTGGAGAATACAGCAGGCCGAAATCAGTTATACAGTCAAATGTAAATCCTCAGCGTCATAAACAGAGACTCAGCCCACACCAGCAGTCAGGACCAAAGAAAGTGGGCAGAAATGTTCCTGAGAGTGATCCTGGGTCTTTCTCCAGCAGGTCAAATGTTAGATCCAAAGTGTCATGGGTATAG